The region TGTGCTTCCGTTCCTCCGAGCCACACTGCttccagggttgccagattgtaCCGGAAATATGgctcaatctggcaacattgtcCGCTTCCTCGGCGTCCAGGACGCTCATTCAAACTTCCATGCTCATTCTCTCCCAGAAACTAAGCGTATTTTGAAGCTAATTTATTAGACGCTCCGGGCCGTTATCAGGACAGATGTTGCTGAAGATGTCTAAAATGAATCATTGTGAAAACGCGGTAAATGAGGGGCAAATTGATCATGGATGACAACGTCAAACGAGCGCCGTCTAGACTCCCACTCCGAGTGATGACGTCACACCTCGCTCGGCTGATGGTAGAGCGAGTGGAGCAGCGCTCTGTGGTAATCAGGTAAAATCGTGCATATTGAGTTTGGGAGCCGGCCctaggcataggcagtataggcaaatgcttggggcgccagcaacataaagtcatagcaaaggctattaaataatggagaagccttttttctgggtgcctgcctggctcgttgctctgtacctgccctctgtgaggggggcggggtcaagagtgtgcagttaaagtgaattaatgttaatatttcacaccttagctttcacatatcattcataggctatataatgtacattcatttcactgcactttactgttttttgcactgtggtgagactgaattgcattgcaatgacaataaagttgaatgaatctcatcacattttcattagtctatattagtctcatgtatagcacaccaagcatctgtttttttattaaaatgtaacatgcagtcgtcacatatacttctcttctcccttcagatgcacttttaaaatatttcagtaccacccccagtgacacagcatcaggtgctgctgtcccgtctacctctgcacagccctaattttgtattttttttacacttcagttgagtgcttgtttaatctctggttagaaccaaattagataaaccatactacatttaattgtatttacaataatttgaatctgaactctattattttgcttatgaatgcctttagtaaacatcatgcatttcgttgcagtattttgtgcatacttattgtatgagtgattcattgcttgttacttggtttgtaatacgtttcgtgtgtttaattttctatctaaaatcaaagagtctcaaagacaaagctttgtagcttctctgagtttatgaacattggtagtcgaatttactgtgcgatccaacggggtagggggcgccagcaaaaatcttgcctagggcgccaaattggtcagggccggccctgggttagacatttaaattaattattaatctTTATGGTAGGGTGTGTCAACCCGATCGTCAAaaccaatcataatcgcttcATGTGTTAACGTGACAGCACTCACTTGGATAAACACATTTTCTAATCATCATTTGGCGTTGAGGAAATAGAcaaaaaatttaaaataaataatgcattaataataatgaataaaactTTTTCAATAAGCCTAATATGCCATTTTAGGAAAGTATGTCCAACAAACCCTTAGACAAGATTACTTTTGAATAGCTCCAGTGTACAAACTTCTAAACTTGCCGATTCTAGACAGTGATTGGCATCTGTAAAGCTTGCATTTAGTAGTGTTGTGGGAACTACCATCCCATGATGTGTTCCAACAATCTACTTTTCGGCTATGATTCCAAAGATGAATTACCCTCTCTCCTGTGATGGCCCTCCCATGGCCTCTCCCAGTACTGGGGCATATGGGAACTTCGCCAGCGTACGAGTTTCCACTTATTGAACGCAAGCCATGTTTTCATTTGAGGAAACGATTAACCTGAGACAATGGACAATGACACTGGAGCCCTGATTGCAGACTCCTGCATGGGCTTCTTCCAGAGACTGCTTGTCTAGTCGAGTGGAGAGAGAATATAAATAGGCAAAGACACATGGCAGCACTGGCAAAGACACAACCTAGACCACAGTTGTGTTGTACCAAGTACAACACAACCGAGTAAAAAACAACCTAGTACATTTCAACTTAGTATTACCATCTACACAAACTAGTAGAGTAAAACCTCAAAGTAGGCTAACCTAGTACAGTACAACCTAGGTGTAGGCTAACCTAGTACAGTACAACATGGTATGGTACAACCCAGTGCGCTGCAACCAAAGCCAGGTTCGTGGATCATGGCTCTTCCCCAAAGGTTCAGATTCTTGATGTGGTTCGCTGGGTTTCTATTTTTGGAGCTAGGATAAACTCGCAGCTCTAGGGAAAAGTTGTATTTTAACACAGACAGAGTTCCCTTCAAGTGCTGTTTACACGTAGCCCTAACCCTCTGTTTATCTCCTTGAAGATAAGCAATAAAGTCACTTTTGGAACTTTAGTTTAGAGTTTCAAATTTCAAAGTAGTCTATCCTCATTGCTATCAACTCTGTCTGCTACCCAGGTTGAAAGGAGAAAGGATTTTTAAGACAATTTGAAATAAAAGTACTGATATATTGTTGTCTATATATACAAAGTACAGTACATAGCAAACCAATGTACCCAtgtcttaggcccaatcccattttcgaaggggaaggggaaggggaaggggaaggggaaggggaaggggaaggggaaggggaaggggaaggggaaggggtaaggggtagaaatgggattgggcctaaagccaatcccatttctaccccttaccccttccccttaccccttccccttccccttccccttccccttccccttccccttccccttccccttccccttcaaaacaagggggaggggtaaggggaaggggtaaggggtagaaatgggattgggccttaatcttGTTAATACTAATCAATTCATTGATTTGTGGTTTGGCTGACTACGCCTCAAGTCATGACGTCTGGTCATCCTCAGGAGCATCACTTCTATAGGAGGTTCTCTCACTCTGGTCCAACCCTTTCTCCACACAAGTACACATGATGATTGGTTACTTGCTTACATGCTGCTGTGTACTTGTCATGCCCTGATATATCATCAATTATCATTGGTTCACACTTTCGTGAACTTGTGGTCAACCATTACAACACTTATGTTTTCACATGTGTCAGCCATGGTTTTCATCTGGGAGGGTCCAGAGAAAGAAGCGTTTGATTCAGCAGTCCTTTCCAGTAAAAAGCACTTCTGCTTTACTCCCCCACTAAAAGCTAGAAGATTCCAGTCATATTATCATAACAGCTCAGCAATAACTAATTTCTGAGGCCTtctttctccatccatcctcgtGGTTCAGGGACCTGTCAGGTTGAGGTCTTGTCCCAGTGGGAGGCAGCAGGTGATGGATATGAATGGTTATCATATTGGTTATCTTCTTCATTGGTTACTCATGCCTCACTCGAGTGGTTTCTGTATTGTGGTGTCACCCCCAACTTCTTTCTTTGCTTCCTCAACATCTTGCCCTTCCTATGATCTGATAAGATTTCTTAGTGATCTTAACAGCTCTTGTAAAATATCGAGGGCTTGTGCTCCCTGATTAGTTAGTTCCATCAACAATGTTATGAATGATTGTCGGCATGCACTGGTCCTGGAACACACTCTTGGATGTACCTTTGTACTCTTGGCCATGGCCACGTTTTGCAATCACTTCTTGGGACTCGCCGAGCGGTTATCTTGGATCCAAATGCTGCGTGGGCGGGGGAACTGAGCAGGGAAGGTGAACAAGCTGGCTGATGGTTGATTGAGGCCCGTTGAGAACAACAAAACAGTATAACAGTTTGGATTGCAGTTGTTTTATTGAAGTAGTTCATCAGTTCTGGTCGTGGTCCCATGATACAGCTCGCCCCCACCTGATCCATGGCTCCTCCTGGGTCCCAGCCCCTTTAGGGCATTGGGTTCAATCGGTACACCTGCCTGGGGCGGGCGGGGCCTCATGgactgggagagggggagggggttcaTGGGGCGGCTGGCAGCAGGAGCTGTGTGGTTACTTCTCTGTGCCCTCCGCCTTGGCGAGGAGCCCCAGCATCTCCGTCACCACGGCCTGGAGGGCCAGCCCCAGCTCCTTGCTGCTGTAGGGCTCCTCCAGAGGGGGCACGTGCACAAAGCCACACCTGCGCTGCCCCGCGTACAGAGACGTGTAGTAGGAGTAGTCACAGAGGTACCTGGCGTGGagcgcacacagagagagggagggacgtgTTAGACGCAGCTTTTAGCTTACGCGGTGTCACAGGGATGCTATGTGTTTAATGTTTAGACCCGTTTGTGAGGCAGAATCACAAGAAGGCACACATTTACAACTCATCCCGGAAGCAAGTAGAAGAACAATGTTGTTCTGGTTGCATCTTCATTCACATTAAGTTAATTCAAGTTACCTGTGTGCAGAAAATGTAAGGCAACTTATTTATTTCAGATCTTATTCAACAACTTAATCAATTCAATCACAAATAATGTACCCATGGCACACTATAAAAACCCTCTCACTAATAGCAAACTCAAAATCAAAAAGCTGATACCTTCCAGCATCCAGTGACGTGGACACAGCGACCCCGAGGCCAGACTCTTTCACCCTCTGGCGGACCCCCTCCATGTCCAGGACAGAGTGGATGGTTTCGGGACCACCCACCACACAACACCCACACTCTGGGCTGTAGCCAACATTGTCCGGGCGCTTGTAGCCCAGGTTGTTTCCCAACTGCTCCAGAGTCACCGTGGTGGCTATCCCAGACACACCCACATGGACCACAAGCTAACGGGGGGAAAGTCAACACAACGCCATGTGAGAGAGGCACAGGCGTCGCATCGAAGTgttctacatttacatttagtcaaccacgcagggcgacagccagctcgtcaggagcattcagggtgaggcgtcttgctcagggacaccttgacacccggaagttcgatccccggctaggacgagccggggatcgaacttcCGGTTccaagccaacccgctctacctacTGAGCTTCTGTCACCCCCAGTATTCTGAGTAGCTGCTATGCTTTGATACCTTTCCAAGGTTTCCTTACGTGGGGTTGATGCTGTTTCCAGAGCGATGGCAGTAGGTCCTTCACAGCCCGGTATTCAACAGGGATCTCTTGCACGTGAAGGTCCACTGAGTTGCCGAGCCCTAACCGCTTCAGTTCCTGTCGTTTCATTACAAAGGAAGAATGTCTTCAGCAATGAATCTGATACAGACTCATATTGTTTATTTAACTCTACTCTCATCACAGTATTTACTCATTTAGCAGGGGCTTTTTACCAAAGTGACTTAGAGTGCATTCAGATTTGGATCATTAAAGAGCTGGTTAGGAGCAAGCCATACAAAGTCTATGAGTAAAATGTGGAGATGGAGGAATCAAACCTAGGACCTCGATGGCCTCGATGACGAAAATTTGCTGTCTGTTATTTTCATAACATTTGacataaaatatatgaaaggtCATCAGCGCTTTGGGGACTGCAGGATCCAGTTCATCATCACATCTGATCTACAGTATAGTAATTAGCCGAACCTTCACTGCCTCCCAGCTGGAGTTGACTTTGTCTCCGCCAAATGGCTCGAACCCTGACAGGAACGTGACGTGATCAATGATTGAAGCACAGACCGTAAGTCATTGTGTAACCAAGAATAAAAGATAGTaagtaaaatattaaaataattaaattgtaATTCAACTTTGTATACCCTTTTTCAATGGGAAGTTGtagttattatgttattttcctTTCAAAACTCTGcgataaaatataataattattatttattattattaatacaattaattCTACTAATTCTACTAATAACACAATATAATTTCCAAAAAGCAGACAGTTTAtgaatacagtacatacattaaAATGGGCAGTCAAAATCAATGATACATTATGCAAGTTTACAGGATGTATAACAGTGTCTGCCTGACCAGTATAACCACAGTGGGACATGaatagaagaaaaaataaaataaaaatcacattACACATTTTCAAACATTTCAACCACTTACCTGTTACTATCACTTTCTTCTTAGTGGGCATTTTTTCTTGATCAACAGTCACAAAAGCACACTAGTAACTCAGAGCAAAACAATCTGAACAACAACTAATTGATAGCAGTGCGAAGACCAAAGTGTAGACTATGGTTCAGACCAAAGGTCCATGGTTTTCTCAATCATGGGTTTAAATACAGTTCAGGCACCTCTTCGACTTCTTCGGATGGAAGCTGTGCAATCATGTCATGCAGATGTATGAGGTTGCCATCTGCTGTACAACGATGTATATTGCTGTATGACATGTGACCAGAAGACAAGGCCTACACTGACACATCCAGCATCGATCAAGCTGTTCACATTAAGACAGCTGGCGACTGGGAAAGCGTATTGACCACCGACAGCAACTGTCAATATGCACACCAGATCTTCTTCCACTGCGCAAAATGACGCTGTTTAGTTACCAAAATGCATACTAACATTCTGGCCATATGGGCCATATTGAAGTCATCAGTTGtgttatttaaattaattaaattccACAAAAGACAACAACTTGCCTTTAATTCACTATGTGCATCTCAggtggttaccatggttacccTGTCAAGAGTTAAACActacaaaatacattttcatgAAGACAGCGCTTATTTTCCTTAAGCCAGGATTTGCacctttttttctcccctctAGCCGCAGTCGCCCCCACCCTGGCTCGTGAATGACGCACATGCTCTGGCCCGAGTATCTGGACCCTATGCCACGAAAACCTACACATAATTTAAACATTATGCAAAAAGGAGGTGCATCTCTTTTCCCCTCATAAAAAGCATATTTAACGATGTAGAGTCTGATGACCATTTAGCGGCTATACAGTTATACATAAAAATAACCaacttcattcacacacacacacacacacacacacacacacacacacacacacacgcacacacacacacacacacacacacacacacacacacacacacacacgcacacacacacacacacacacacacacacttacacacacacacacacacacacacacacacacacacacacacgcacacacacacacacacacacacacacacacacacacacacacacacacacacacacacacacacacacacacacttacacacatacacacacacacacacaaacatacacacacacacacacacacacgcacacacacgcacacatacacacaaacataatattAATCGTCACCACTGTTcagaacacccacacaccctgcACTGCAGTCTGACAGCCACCCATTCCCCCTCCCACCTCTGTCTCTTCgtcgctctctctgcctccatctacgtcactcgctatgtcagtgttgccatggaaactaatgatgccctctctcctctctggtgaTGCAGAGGTGTCTGCTGACGTCttgcctccctctctgtgtgggtGGAATAACAATATTTCTAGTGTCCACCATACAGGGGCCTACGTATAATAACCAGCGTGGTCCAACTCCATATTTGGATGTGTCTCTTATCATTACAAAACACATGTCTTCTTTAGGGAATATTATCAAGAGGTTGCTTTTGCACAAACATATGTGCAGCAGCAGTTGTTTTAAGAGTGGATCTTGATTTTAATTCCAAAACAAGGGGTTTCATTTTAGAAAGCCATCTGTTATTTCTGATGGTTTGAGGATCTCATGGGTGTTCCAGGGTCCCTGACGCCCATATTACCACCTCCATCTCGGGTACACTCCTGGCAGAGCCCTGGGCTGAGAGCCACAGGTTGTAAATGGGAACGGGTCCCTGGGTGTTGCACTGTTCCAGTGCCCACTACTCCTATATAGAAACAGGGAAAACAGTTAGAAAGAACCCCTCACACTGCTATGTGCTACTCTTTAGGACCAGCTATCCCATTTGCTGTGGTTCATCCTTTCTTCCATCTTGCAATCCTGCATCTACAATTACTTAACATTTACATCAACCCAGTAATTTAGGACCCAGTCAGAGGGCAGAGAAGGAATACGAATCGGAAAGATCAGGGGGGCAGAATGTTTTATTTCACTATCTACTAATGAGCATGAGGGGTACATTCTTGATGGACTAATCCATTGTGTGGTGTTTTTATTGCACACTCAAAGGCATCATATAGAGTTCGTAATCAGCTCAAGATGGCCGATGTTTGATGTTAAGTAGGAGAGGTAAAGTCCAGGACACATGGAGAACATGCAAACACCATATGCAAACACAAGCCAGGTCACTGCATAAAGCTCAGATCTTCTCTTATATTCTGTGCCTTTTGATTCTTGGTCTCGCTCTGTTTGTTAAAGGCTGAATGTTATCATATGTTGGCTTCGCCAGGAACTCCCTACTAGCGGCACATAAAAACTTTGCTGCTCCACTTGTAAAAGGTTCTTGATTCAACCTACGAATGACAAACATAGtggatgtaagtgtgtgtgactgtttcaACATTAGATTAACAAATAATATACACTTAACATTTGAAcatgtttagtttagttttttatgGAAACGGATGGTCTAAAGGGCTTTATCCTCCACTCTATTTTATTCTGGTTTAAGTCTGGGCTAGAAAGGAGTTCTGCACTTCTAAAAACTGGCCTATCCTGTTAACAGCTATGCACACGGTACGCCTTCAGGCTTGTTACTTCTGCTCAACCCTcagcttgtgtgtgtaccttcccCGCCCAGTCATTGCTCTCTTCTGGCGACCCTGAGCTTTTTTATGCTATGACATCaaaccacaatgcattgcaatgTTTGGAGTTTACCTAAGATCGCCATGGCAATGAAGGCTGGCTCGGCCCCCTTATTTAAATCGGACCGGAAACCAACGTCATGTTGGGCCAATCTCCGCGCTCTGAAGTGACATAATGGAATTTTTGTGGATAGGAGGCGAGCAGAGGAGGGCTGGGCGTGCGCATAGCAGGCGTACCATTGCGAAAGACTTGCGCTCAGTTCCTAGGAAAGACACCCTTTCGGACTGAATGGACTCCAGCGGGGAAGTGAAATAACTTAATCAAAAGCGGGATACTAAATAACGATCGGATTACACTCGAAATAAAGGGACATATCATAGGATTATTTCCCCGTTTTCATGGATACCAATGAGGTCTTTATCCATGCGTAAAGCGGAACAATCCCTCGCGTGAGAGGGCAGAGAATGGAAACGAAGAACCGAAGAATCTCGAGCATCTACACCCAAAGCAGCATGATGAAAAAGGAAATCAACCTGAATCTCAACGCTCAAGACGACGAGCTGTCCAACAAGCCCAACCCTTTGCGGGACACGGACGGCATCCTCAACTCCCCGGACCTCGGACTCCTGAAGCTCGCCTCTCCGGACCTTGAGCGCCTGATCATCCAGTCCAACGGCATGGTCACCACAACCAACCCGACGTCCCAGTTCCTCTACCCCAAGTCCGCCAGCGACGAGCAGGAATTCGCGGAGGGTTTCGTGAAAGCCCTGGAGGACCTCCACAAGCAGAACCAGCTGAACGAGGCGTCGTGCGTCTCCGTGGACCGCCTGGAGCTCCTCGGCTCCAACGCAGCGTCTGTTGGACTCCAGCAGGCGTCCGATCTGCCCGTGTACACCACGCTCAACGGCTACGCCTCCAGCCCCCTGCAGGGAACGACCATCCACTACTCCACGGACACCGTGCCTTTCCCCCCACCGCCGTCCCACATGCCCgtcgtccagcagcagcaggcggccGCGGCGGCCGTTCTGTCGCGGCTCCAGTCCGCTGGCCTGGTGAAGGACGAGCCCCAGACGGTGCCGGACATGCATAGCTTCGGCGACAGCCCCCCCATGTCCCCCATCGACATGGACAACCAGGAGCGCATCAAGGCAGAGAGGAAGAAGCTGCGCAATAGGATAGCGGCGTCTAAGTGCCGCAAGAGGAAGCTGGAGAGGATCTCCCGCCTGGAGGACAAGGTGAAGTCACtgaaaacacagaacacagagcttgcCTCCACGGCCGGGGTGCTGAGAGAGCAAGTGGCCCAGCTGAAGCAGAAGGTGATGAACCATGTCAGCAATGGATGCCAATTGCTCCCAAATCAGGTCCAGGCATATTAGATCTCGTAAACCAAATGTGCTCCACTCAACCATCCTTTGCTTTGAGGTATCGGATCTGAGACTGAAACGCTCTGGGGGTTCAAGCGAGTTAATGGGAGACAGACACGACAATGACTTTTGATTAATTGCTGTTGGTGCAGAGGTTTAAATGCGGTTCCAAGTAATTCCATAGAGTCCCAGGTGAACTGGAAATTGCAGGTAGACCAGCTGCAGGTGTAGGCTGCCCCTTCTGGGTTGTATGGCTGCCAAACAGACAGTGGTGCAGCCATTTTGCTCATTATGCCGCTCGCAATCATCCAATGGACTGGCAAAGGATAGATCTCTACATGTAATGTTTAACTGGACAATCTGCTATCTAATA is a window of Gadus macrocephalus chromosome 8, ASM3116895v1 DNA encoding:
- the LOC132463420 gene encoding pyroglutamyl-peptidase 1-like; translation: MPTKKKVIVTGFEPFGGDKVNSSWEAVKELKRLGLGNSVDLHVQEIPVEYRAVKDLLPSLWKQHQPHLVVHVGVSGIATTVTLEQLGNNLGYKRPDNVGYSPECGCCVVGGPETIHSVLDMEGVRQRVKESGLGVAVSTSLDAGRYLCDYSYYTSLYAGQRRCGFVHVPPLEEPYSSKELGLALQAVVTEMLGLLAKAEGTEK
- the LOC132463418 gene encoding transcription factor JunD-like yields the protein METKNRRISSIYTQSSMMKKEINLNLNAQDDELSNKPNPLRDTDGILNSPDLGLLKLASPDLERLIIQSNGMVTTTNPTSQFLYPKSASDEQEFAEGFVKALEDLHKQNQLNEASCVSVDRLELLGSNAASVGLQQASDLPVYTTLNGYASSPLQGTTIHYSTDTVPFPPPPSHMPVVQQQQAAAAAVLSRLQSAGLVKDEPQTVPDMHSFGDSPPMSPIDMDNQERIKAERKKLRNRIAASKCRKRKLERISRLEDKVKSLKTQNTELASTAGVLREQVAQLKQKVMNHVSNGCQLLPNQVQAY